The genome window GCCTTCATGAAATCCGCGCAAAAGGCGTCCGCCGCGTCCCCGGCCGTGTTCGCGGTCACATTGGCGTAGCTGTTGCCGAACACGAACTTGCCCGTGGTCACGTCAAAGGACCGCAGTTCAACGACGTTTCCCTTCCAGGCCGTGGTGATGAGCATGTGCGCGCCCGCGAGTTGAAAGCGCCGAAGGTCCAGTTCGGGGCCGGAGGCCACGTTCTGGGCCGCCCCGCCGGGAACCGCGCGCTGGTCCACCAGGGTCGCGAACGGCAGAAAACTCAAGTTTTCCTGCAAAAACTGGTCGACCTGGGCCGGGGCCGTGCCGCTGCCGATGGGCGGGGCAACGGCGATGCGCACCCGCAGTTGCGGGTTGGTCACCCAGTCCGTGGACGTCGGCGTTGCGGCGGACGCGGAAAAAACACACGCAAAACTCAGGCAAAAAATGAAAAAACACATTCCGGCGATGCGGCGAACCATATTTCTCTCCGTAAAGGGGGTATTCCAAGGATTATTGGCGGAACCTACACGCACGGCCGCCTTTCGTCAAAGGCGAGTTCGCGGACGGCGGCTGCCGTCCGCGCGGCTTCCCGAACGGCGGCGCGGTTTCCGGAAAAACTCCCGGAAACCTCGCCGTTATTTTTGTTCTCACGCGTCAGGCCCCTTCCGGGAACCATTGCCGGGACCGTTGCCGGGCCGGTCATAAAACGATCGTTTCCTCGTGGGTGTACGCCGGGCAACAGACGCACAAAAGCCGGAGCGTTGTCGTCGCGGTCAGAAAATGCGTGGAGCCCTTGGGCATGAGGTGATACGCGCCCGGCGAGAACGGGCGGGTTTGGCCGTTGACGTGCAGCACGCCCGCGCCCTCAAGGCAGTAGTAAATCTCGTCAAACGTGGTGTGAAAATGCGCCTCGGTTCTGCCCCCGGCCTCCACCACGGCTTCCGCCAGGCTCATGCCGAGCCCCGGAGAGAGCAACGGATGCACCAGCTCGCGGATACGGCTGCCGTCCTTGGTCACATAGGGTTCCGGCGCGGGAAACTGCCCGATCATACGCGCTTCCTCCGCACGGGCGCGGCGCTATGCCTGGGCAAACGCGCGCTCGATGAGTTTTTCCAGGGCGGTAAGCTGGTCGTTGTGCACGTTGACGAACTGAAAACCCATGAGAAACTGCCCGGACAGCGGCTTGATCCAGGCGACCCGCGCCAGGGCGATGAAATACTGTTCGGCGTCGTTCTCGTACACTTTGAAAAAACCGGGGGAAAACTTGTTCAGCAGCGGGATGAGAATCTTCAACTGGCAGGTTTCGCCCAGTTCAAAGGGCGCGTTCCCGGCCTCCACGCAGACGCCGCCCGTGCTTATGTCGCAGCAGCGGGTTTTCACCCCTTCCTTGGGCATGGGGAAATCGAGTTTTATCACTTCAACGGGATAGGTTTTCGGCAGGCGCTGGAACGTGCGCTTTTCCGCATCCTCGTCAGTGGGCATGGCCGGAGCGGCAAGGTTTTTCTCAGAGTTCGACATGCATCCTCCTTGATTACGGCCTTCCCGGAAGAAAGCCTGAGAGACGTCCCTGTGTACCATACAACATGCGAAAGGGGCAAACACGGGCGCTTCCCGGATTACACCAAACAATGCCGCCGCGCCGCCCCTTGCGCTGCGTCTCCCTTTCTGGCACACAAGGACTCGCGGCGCGCTTAAAACCGCGCCCATACACGACCAACCCGGGATTTTCCGGCCCATGCCGGTGCGTATCCCTATTTTCGGAGGTTCCCATGTCGCTTTGTCCCTGTGGTTCCGGCAAAGAGCTTGCCGCCTGCTGCGAACCGGTCATCAAAGGCGCCCCCGCCGCCACGCCCGAAGCGCTCATGCGCGCGCGGTACACGGCCCACGCCGTCGGCGAGTTCGATTTTCTGGAAACGAGCGTCCACCCGTCCACCCGCGAAAAGGTCGACAGGGAAAAAATGCGCCAGTGGTCCGAGGCCGTCAAATGGGACGGCATGGACGTGCACGAAATCACGGGCGGCGGCGACGGCGACGATGAAGGCACGGTCTCCTTCTCCG of uncultured delta proteobacterium contains these proteins:
- a CDS encoding hypothetical protein (Evidence 5 : No homology to any previously reported sequences); translated protein: MTGPATVPAMVPGRGLTRENKNNGEVSGSFSGNRAAVREAARTAAAVRELAFDERRPCV
- a CDS encoding conserved hypothetical protein (Evidence 4 : Homologs of previously reported genes of unknown function) is translated as MIGQFPAPEPYVTKDGSRIRELVHPLLSPGLGMSLAEAVVEAGGRTEAHFHTTFDEIYYCLEGAGVLHVNGQTRPFSPGAYHLMPKGSTHFLTATTTLRLLCVCCPAYTHEETIVL
- a CDS encoding Type IV pilus assembly PilZ, producing the protein MSNSEKNLAAPAMPTDEDAEKRTFQRLPKTYPVEVIKLDFPMPKEGVKTRCCDISTGGVCVEAGNAPFELGETCQLKILIPLLNKFSPGFFKVYENDAEQYFIALARVAWIKPLSGQFLMGFQFVNVHNDQLTALEKLIERAFAQA
- a CDS encoding conserved hypothetical protein (Evidence 4 : Homologs of previously reported genes of unknown function), which gives rise to MSLCPCGSGKELAACCEPVIKGAPAATPEALMRARYTAHAVGEFDFLETSVHPSTREKVDREKMRQWSEAVKWDGMDVHEITGGGDGDDEGTVSFSAKYSVNGVEQELREDASFVREDGVWYYLDGDVHGHTPYRREAPKVGRNDPCPCGSGKKYKKCCGQ